The genomic window TCTCGACGCCGACGGCGACTGCCGGGAGACGACGCTCGTCCGCGAGGACTTCAACGCGGTCGAGGCCGGCGACGTCGTCGATATCGTCAGCCGCAGCTCCGGCGCCGGGTTGGTCAACGTTCACGAACGACGCGAGGAGCGCGACTAGTCGTCGCTCTCGACCGCTCGAGACCGCACGTAGCATCCGAGACCGCAGTTCCTCCTCCGAAAACGGTCCCTATTCGTCACGAGAGGCTCGACTCGTCGCGAAACGGTGGCTGCTCTCCCTCGAGAGTGTCGACTGTCCGATGTGAAACCTCAGAAGTCGTGGTCGGGATCGTCTTCGACGGATCGCTTCATCGAGTCGCGACGGGCCTTGGCGTCTCGAGCGGTCGCCTCGAGCAGGAAGTCGTTTTTGATGTCGACGGCGTCGGCGGCGGCCTCGAGCTCCTCGGGACCGAGCTCCGTCGGATCGCGCTCGTAGAACTCGACGCCGAGTTTGTCCTTCTTGCCGGAGTACTCGACGGTCCCGACGACGATCTTCTCGAAGACCGGGTTGTCGGGTTCGCCGACGACGTAGAGGTCGCTCCCCTTGTACTCCTCGGTCCCCGTGATAGTGCCGAAGTACTCCTCGACCGTCGACTCCATATCGGGGATTCGCTCCTCGAGATACTCACCGCGACGCATCTTGTACTCCTTCATGGATTGGAGATGCACGGCGGAGTGTTTACCTCTTTTCATAGCCGACGTTACGATCGGCCAACACGCGCCTCGAGTAACACTGACGGGCGCGCGCCGGTCGGCACCGCGGTCGCGGTTGCGGGCGGAGACCTGTCAGCGACGCTCCCGTTCGCCGAGGTACCCCTTCCGACAGTCGGGACAGATGTCGCCGGCGCGCAGCGAGCCTCGGTCGCCGTCCGACACGTACTCACACCGCGGACAGTAGAACTCGGTCGGCACGTCCTCGCGCGGCCCGTCGCTCTGGCTGGGTGCGGGAGCCGACGCCGCGCGTTCGATTCCGCTGCCCGACGCGGCCCCGTTCTCGGGCGATTCGCCGCCCGTCGCTGTACCCGCGTCGTCCGACCCCTGCGTTTCGGGTGCGCTCGGCGGCTCCGCGGTCACGGATCTGGCGTCCGCCGCCGCGGTCGGTTCGCCGCTTCCGCCGGAGACGGTGCCGGTGTCGTCCTCGAGGACGACCGCGTCGTCGGTCACCGGCTCGTCGGGTTCGACGGGATCCTCGAGTTCGGCGTCGATCACGGTGTCGTCCTCGCGGTCGCCCTCGTCGCCGGAGTCGGGCCACCCGGACGGTTCGGTCTCGCTTCCGACGGGCGGACCGACGTCGTCGGAGTCGGGCCACTCGCCGTGGTCGCGCTCGCGATCGACGACGGGATCGTCGTCATCGTCGTCGAGAATCTCGCCGTCGTCGGTCACCGGATCGCCGTTCTCGTCGGTCGGCACGTCGAAGTCGTCGGTCGACTCGTCCGCGGCGGCCGCCGGTTCGCCCGCGTCGGCGTCGATGAAGTCGGCGTTCCCGTCGTCGCTGTAGCCGCCTTCCGCGGCCGGATCGGTGGGTGGTTCGACAGTCTCGGCGTCGCTGTCGGGTATCGCTGTCTCGGATTCGGGTTCGGGTTCGGATTCGGGGGGGAGCGAATCGACGTCCGTCGCGGCGGAGAGGCTCGTGACCTCCGTGTTCTCGCTGAGGATATTCCGATCGCCACAGCGGGCACACTCTTCGTACTCCTGGACGGTTACGACGACTTCGCTGCCCCGCTCTTCGCGCTCGTGTTCGACTTCGGGGTCTCCGTAGTCGTGTCCGAGCAACGAACATCGAAGGGCCATTGTCCCACCGTACCCAGTCATCACATAAAAAACGTGCTGCCTCCGGGAACCGATCGTGACGGCGACGCGACCGATCGCCGGCGAGGCGATCGCGTTCGGTTCCAGCGCGACGCCGGTTCCAGCGACCGAGCAACGACAAACGTCAAATCCCCGGTCGTTGAATACGCCGACGAATGAGAGCAAAGCGGGAGTACCGGGACCGGGCGGGGACACAGGTGGCGGTACTCGACGCGCTCGTCGATCGGGCCGACGAGGGGATGAGCGTCTTCGAACTCCGGGCGGCCGTCGAAGTCGATATCGACGAACTCGAGACGGCCCTCTCGACGCTGAAGGAGGACGGGTTGATCGTCGTCGAATCCGGGGGCAGCGAGACCGTAATCAAACCCGACGACCGGGTCATTCCCGAAGCGCCGACCGACGAGAACGACGACCAAACGATCGGCGAGTGGCTTCGCGATCGACTTCCCTTTTGAATCGAAACGCCTGAGGAGGTCAGGCACCTGCACAACGGTATGACCGTTATCGAGGCTATTCACGCGGAGCACGGGGCCGCGTTCGGCGAGCGCGACGGCCGGACGATCGTCGAACACTTCGGCCGCCCGGAGCGGACCCATCGGGCGGTCCGCAACGGCGTCGGCCTGATCGAGATGGCCTACGGCGTCGTCGTGGTCGAGGGCGACGATCGACTCGAGTACGTCGATAACGTCGTCTCGAACCGCGTGCCGGCCGAGGACGGCCGGGGCTGTTACGCGCTCGTCCTCGATCCGCAGGGCGGAATCGAGATCGAACTCTACGTCTACAACGCGGGCGAGCGACTGCTCCTCTTCACGCCGCCCTCGGAGGCCGAGCCGCTGGTCGAGGACTGGTCCGAGAAGGTCTTCATTCAGGACGTCGACATCCGCCTCGCGACCGATGACTACGCGATCTTCGGGATCCACGGCCCGACGGCGACCGAGAAGGTCGCCAGCGTCCTCAACGGGGCCGCCTCGCCCGACGAGCGCTACTCGTTCGTCCGCGGGACGATGGGCGACGAGGGCGTGACCGTCATCCGCACCGACGCGCTGACCGGCGAGGAGAGCTACGAAGTGATCTGCGCGGCCGACGCCGCCGAAGACGTCTACGACATTCTCGAGACCCAGGGGCTCAACGCCGCCCCCTTCGGCTACCGCACCTTCGAGAGCCTCGCGCTCGAGGCCGGCTCCCCCCTCTTCGAGACGGAACTCGAGGGGACGCTCCCGAACGTACTCGGTCTGCGGAACGCTCTCGACTGGGAGAAGGGCTGTTACGTCGGCCAGGAGGTCGTCTCCCGCGTCGAGAACCGCGGCCAGCCGAGCCGGCGGCTGATCGGGCTCACGCTCGAGGGCGCCGCGAGCGACGCGGACGGAGACGACGGGGACGAAACCCCAGCGATTCCCGACGCCGGTGCGGCCGTCTTCGACGGCGACGCCTCGGTCGGCGAGGTGACCCGCGCCGGCGAGAGCCCGCTGCTCGAGGACGTCATCGCGCTCGCCGTCGTCGACTACGGCCTCGAGAGCGACTCCCTGACGGTCCGGGTCGGCGGCGAGGAGGTTCCCGCGTCGGTGACCGAGTTGCCGTTCGTCGAGGGGTCGGATCGGTCGGACCGGCTGCCCGCGTATCAGTAACCCGATCGCCGTGCCAGGTCGCCCCGAACCCGATTCGAAACAGAACGTTTTCGCCGGGCGGAGGGAAACGATTCGCCGTGACGAACGACGAGACGGAGCGGCCCGATAGCCGACGCAGCTGGCTCGTGGCGGTCGCCGGCGCGATCGGCATGGTGTTCACGTTCGGCACGCCGTTCTCCTACGGGATCCTCCGGGACCCGTTCAGCGAGGCCTTCGCCGTCTCGCCGGTCGCGCTCTCGAGCGTCTTCTCCGTCATGCTGTTCACCTTCTTCATCGGCGCCGGCGCGGTCGGCGTCTTCGCCGCGCGACTGTCGGCCCGGCCGGTGATCCTCGCCTGCACGGCCGTCACCGGCGCAATCGCGCCCGCGCTGTACGTTACGGGATCGTACCTCGGGCTGGTCCTCGTGTTCGCACTGCTCGGCCTCGCGCTCGGGACGGTGTACGTCCTGCTCGCGTCGATCGTCCCGCGCTGGTTCGACGAGCGCCGCGGCGCCGCGACCGGGCTGATCTTCGTCGGAAACGGGTTGGGGCTGTTCCTCCTGCCACCGATCTGGCAGGCCGTCATCGCGCGGTTCGGGGTCCGTCGAGGATTCTTCGCTGTCATGGCGGCCACTACGGTCGCGTTCCTCCTCGCCGGGCTCACGTGCCGACGTCCGCGGTGGACTGACGGAGCGACATCGGCCGGCGGCGACGTCCTCGAGTGGATCCGCCGGTTGGCCGGGACGCGAACGTTCCGACTGCTGTTCGTCGGCATCGCGCTCGCGTTCTCGTGGTACCAGCTGCTCGCCGCGTTCGCGGTCGACCTCTTCGCCGCCCGCGGGCTGACGGCCGCCGGGGCCTCGACGGCGTTCGGACTCGTCGGCGGCGTCAGTATCATCTCACGGATGGGCGGCGGGTACATCGCCGACAGGGCCGGGGCCAGACGAGCGTTTCTCGCCTCGCTTCTGTGTGCGGCCGCCGGCGTTCTGCTGCTCTTCGCGCCGCAGTTCCCGGTGCTCGCCGTCGGCGTCTTCCTGCTCGGGATCGGACTCGGCGGGACGGCGACGCTGTACATCCCGCTGTTGATGGGGATCTACGGCGCCGACAGGGACACCGCCATCGTCGGCACGTTCAACGTCGCGATCGGAACCAGCGCGCTGGCGATGCCGCCGCTCGGGACCGCGAGCGTCGCGTACACCGACGGCTACGCCCTCGCCGTCGTCCTCACGTTCGTCGTTACCGTCGCCTCGTTCTGGGCGATCACCGTCGGGACGCGACGTTCCTGAGACGTCGCTTCCGTCCGCGCTCGGCGGCCGGAACTGGCCAGCCCCACCCTCAAGGCCGGCGCGACTGACGTTCTCGTATGGGCTCGAGTAGCGACACCCCGATCGACGCCGCCACCGACTTCGAGGAACTGGCCGCACGCCTGCGCACGCAGTCTGACAACGCGCCCGGCTCCGACACCGAGCGCGTGACCATCCGCTCGCTCGAGGGCGTCACGTCCGACGCGCTGTCGGAGTTGCTCGAGGCGGAGGAGAGCGAGGGCACCGCGCCGGGCGAGCTGGTCTTCGTCCTCTCGCGGGCCAACGCCGAACTGCTCGTCGAGCGCGAGTTCGACATCGACGACGTCGACGAACTCGAGGACGTTCTGGGACAGACGGTTCAGGTCGAAGACGAGATGCCCGACGACACGATCCTCCTGTTGGATCCGGACGCGGTCGACGGCGAGGAGATCGACGATCCCGACGCCATCGCCTGCGGGATCGTCGGTACCGACGACTGACGCCGGTCGAACGAGGCGCTGCGGTCTCGCCTTCCCCACCGCCCATCGCCCGTCTCCTGCCGCCCGTACTACTTTCTACGGATCCGCTGTGGCCACGGTATGCGCTATCTGGAGGTGACGGTTCCCGAGGGGAAGCGAGCGACCGTCCTCGAGATCCTCGAGGACGAGGGGATCGACTACGTCGTCAGCGACGAGACCAGCGGCCGGGGCTACGCCGCCGTCGTCCGGTTTCCGGTCCCGACGCGGGCCGTCGAACCGCTCCTCGATCGGCTGACGCGGGCGGGGATCGGCGACGAGGCCAGCGTCGTCGTGATCAACGCGGAGACGGTCCTCTCCGAGCAGTTCTCGACGCTCCGGGATCGGTACAGTCAGGGCGGTCAACTCGGCGCTCGCACCTCGCGGCAGGTGTTGCGCACGAAGGCCGACGAACTCACGCCCCCGTTTTCGATCTACGCGGTCATGCTGCTGATCAGCGCCGTCGTCGCCACGGCCGGGCTGCTGGCCGACTCGCCGGCGGTCGTGATCGGCGCCATGGTCATCGCGCCCCTGCTCGGGCCGGCGCTCGCAGCCAACGTCGGCATCGTCACCGGCGACGCCCGCCTCAAGTCGACCGGCTTCACCTACCAGGCCATCGGGGTGGCGATGGTCGTCGTCGCCTCGATCGGACTCGCGACGCTCGCCCGGTTCGCCGGCCTCGAGCCCGCGGGGGTCGACATCGTCGTCGCCACCGAACTCGAGGAGCGGGTCGCGCCCAACCTGTTCTCGCTGGCGGTCGCCCTCGGCGCTGGGATTGCCGGCATCCTGAGCCTCACGCGGGGGTTCTCGGAGGCCATCGTCGGCGTCATGATCGCCGCGGCGCTCATTCCGCCGTCGGCCGCGGTCGGGATCACGGTCGCCTGGGGGATGTCCGGCGCGGCGATCGGCGCCGCCGTCCTCGTGATCGTCAACCTCCTGTCGATCAACCTCGCCGCGCTGGCCACGCTGTGGATCGCCGGCTACCGCCCGCAGGGGCTGTTCGAGGTCTCGCCCACGCGGACGCCGACGTACACCTACGCGGCGATCTTCGGGGTCGGGTTGCTGGTGCTGGCGGCGCCGCTGGCCGGCGTCACGCTGCTGGAGTTCCACACGACCGAACTCGAGTCGGCGGCCGAGGAC from Haloterrigena sp. KLK7 includes these protein-coding regions:
- a CDS encoding DUF5611 family protein, giving the protein MKEYKMRRGEYLEERIPDMESTVEEYFGTITGTEEYKGSDLYVVGEPDNPVFEKIVVGTVEYSGKKDKLGVEFYERDPTELGPEELEAAADAVDIKNDFLLEATARDAKARRDSMKRSVEDDPDHDF
- a CDS encoding DUF6432 family protein, with the translated sequence MRAKREYRDRAGTQVAVLDALVDRADEGMSVFELRAAVEVDIDELETALSTLKEDGLIVVESGGSETVIKPDDRVIPEAPTDENDDQTIGEWLRDRLPF
- a CDS encoding aminomethyltransferase family protein, with the protein product MTVIEAIHAEHGAAFGERDGRTIVEHFGRPERTHRAVRNGVGLIEMAYGVVVVEGDDRLEYVDNVVSNRVPAEDGRGCYALVLDPQGGIEIELYVYNAGERLLLFTPPSEAEPLVEDWSEKVFIQDVDIRLATDDYAIFGIHGPTATEKVASVLNGAASPDERYSFVRGTMGDEGVTVIRTDALTGEESYEVICAADAAEDVYDILETQGLNAAPFGYRTFESLALEAGSPLFETELEGTLPNVLGLRNALDWEKGCYVGQEVVSRVENRGQPSRRLIGLTLEGAASDADGDDGDETPAIPDAGAAVFDGDASVGEVTRAGESPLLEDVIALAVVDYGLESDSLTVRVGGEEVPASVTELPFVEGSDRSDRLPAYQ
- a CDS encoding MFS transporter, whose product is MTNDETERPDSRRSWLVAVAGAIGMVFTFGTPFSYGILRDPFSEAFAVSPVALSSVFSVMLFTFFIGAGAVGVFAARLSARPVILACTAVTGAIAPALYVTGSYLGLVLVFALLGLALGTVYVLLASIVPRWFDERRGAATGLIFVGNGLGLFLLPPIWQAVIARFGVRRGFFAVMAATTVAFLLAGLTCRRPRWTDGATSAGGDVLEWIRRLAGTRTFRLLFVGIALAFSWYQLLAAFAVDLFAARGLTAAGASTAFGLVGGVSIISRMGGGYIADRAGARRAFLASLLCAAAGVLLLFAPQFPVLAVGVFLLGIGLGGTATLYIPLLMGIYGADRDTAIVGTFNVAIGTSALAMPPLGTASVAYTDGYALAVVLTFVVTVASFWAITVGTRRS
- a CDS encoding TIGR00341 family protein; the encoded protein is MRYLEVTVPEGKRATVLEILEDEGIDYVVSDETSGRGYAAVVRFPVPTRAVEPLLDRLTRAGIGDEASVVVINAETVLSEQFSTLRDRYSQGGQLGARTSRQVLRTKADELTPPFSIYAVMLLISAVVATAGLLADSPAVVIGAMVIAPLLGPALAANVGIVTGDARLKSTGFTYQAIGVAMVVVASIGLATLARFAGLEPAGVDIVVATELEERVAPNLFSLAVALGAGIAGILSLTRGFSEAIVGVMIAAALIPPSAAVGITVAWGMSGAAIGAAVLVIVNLLSINLAALATLWIAGYRPQGLFEVSPTRTPTYTYAAIFGVGLLVLAAPLAGVTLLEFHTTELESAAEDEVDAVLAEPQYDGLESDDVAVELDGDYPIQSVERVVVTVTGRNPDPESGLADRLYEEISPHSDESLIVEVRYVVAEERGDESETQRVAIRTADGT